TTTGCCGCCCGAGCTCACCATGAAGATGGTGTGGCCCACGGTGTGGCCAGGCGCTGCGATCGCCTGCACGCCGGGCAGGAATTCCTCGCCGTCCTTGAAGAACACCAGGCGATCCCTCACCGGCAGCAGGTTCTTGCGGGCGTGTACGATGAAGTCCTTCAGCGCACTGCCCATCTTGCCTTCGTCAGTCCAGAAGTCGAGATCGCTTTGCGCGATGTAGTACTGTGCGTTGGGGAACAGCGGCTTGTTGTTGGCATCGACGATGCCGCCGATATGGTCGATATGCGCGTGCGACAGCACGACAGCATCGATGTCCTCCGGCTTGATGCCGGCTTCCTGCGTGCTCTTCTGCTGTCGGCCGGTGGTCGGGCCGAACAGTTGCGACGTGCCCATGCCGGTATCGAACAGGATCAGTCTGTCGCCGGTGTTGACGATCGGCGAGTTCTGCTCGAGCACGACATTATCGGGCGACAGGAAGTTGTCGGAGAGCATCTGCTTCACTTGCTCTTTCGGCACGCCGGTGAAGGTGCCGGACGGATCACCAAGCGGGAGCGGGCCGTCCGATACGACGGTGACTTCGGCATCCCCGAGCATGAAGCGGTGCCAGTAGGGCGTCTGCGTGCCGAGCTTCGGCGCGCGCGCGACCGCGGTGCCGCCGAGCATGGTGCTGGCGCCGAGACCGGCACCGAGCGCGAGCAAGGATCGTCGTGAGACATTAAGCGTCATACGTCTTCCTCCACAATGTTTATGAGATTATTTCGCGTTGTCGCCCGCGACGGCCCGCCGCTTGACCTGACGCAGGCAACAGGATGCTGCGCTCGCCCGCGCAAGCTGGCAAGAAGAATAAGGCGAGCGCAGGCTCGCTAGAAATCTATCTGAGACGCAACCGCAATGTGCGTCGAATAAGGAAAGCTTATTTCGCTGCGCGCCTGGCCTCAATGCTATCCCAGATCTTCGCCGCGATATCCGTTCCGTTGAGCCGCTGGATCGCGCGGATACCCGTCGGGGACGTGACGTTGATCTCGGTGAGACTGCCGTCGATCACATCGATGCCGACGAACAGCAGCCCGTGCTTACGGAGCGCAGGCCCCAGCGTCGTGCAGATCTCGCGCTCGCGGTCCGAGAGCTCGGTGGCCTTGGCCGCGCCGCCGCGCACCATGTTGGAGCGCAAATCGTCAGCCGCCGGCACGCGGTTGACGGCGCCGGCGAATTCGCCATCGACCAGGATGATGCGCTTATCGCCATGCTTCACCTCGGGAAGGAAGCGCTGGATCACCCACGGCTCCTTGAAGGTGACCGAGAACATGTCGAACAGCGAGCCGAAATTCATGTCTTGCGGCATGACGCGGAACACCGCGGCGCCGCCATAGCCGTGCAGCGGTTTCATGACGACGGCGCCGTGCTGATCGCGGAATGCGTTGATCTCGTCGAGGTCGCGCGAGATCAGGGTCGGCGGCATCAGCTGCGGGAAGTTCATCACGAACAGCTTCTCCGGCGCGTTGCGTACGCTGACCGGGTCGTTGACGACCAGGGTCTTCGGGTGGATGCGTTCGAGGAGATGGGTCGAGGTGATGTAGGCGAGGTCGAACGGCGGAT
The DNA window shown above is from Bradyrhizobium sp. ISRA464 and carries:
- a CDS encoding MBL fold metallo-hydrolase, giving the protein MTLNVSRRSLLALGAGLGASTMLGGTAVARAPKLGTQTPYWHRFMLGDAEVTVVSDGPLPLGDPSGTFTGVPKEQVKQMLSDNFLSPDNVVLEQNSPIVNTGDRLILFDTGMGTSQLFGPTTGRQQKSTQEAGIKPEDIDAVVLSHAHIDHIGGIVDANNKPLFPNAQYYIAQSDLDFWTDEGKMGSALKDFIVHARKNLLPVRDRLVFFKDGEEFLPGVQAIAAPGHTVGHTIFMVSSGGKSFAFLGDLSHHAVLLLEKPRMEFSYDTDPKQAAQSRVRLLEMLAANKTPVMSYHFAWPGYGHVAKAGDGFRYYPEPMQMLL
- the gshB gene encoding glutathione synthase; translation: MKLNVAVQMDPIARINIRGDSTFALLLEAQKRGHGISYYTPDKLSLRGDELVAPVQLLTVRDEVGNHFTLGEPKREPLNAFDVVLLRQDPPFDLAYITSTHLLERIHPKTLVVNDPVSVRNAPEKLFVMNFPQLMPPTLISRDLDEINAFRDQHGAVVMKPLHGYGGAAVFRVMPQDMNFGSLFDMFSVTFKEPWVIQRFLPEVKHGDKRIILVDGEFAGAVNRVPAADDLRSNMVRGGAAKATELSDREREICTTLGPALRKHGLLFVGIDVIDGSLTEINVTSPTGIRAIQRLNGTDIAAKIWDSIEARRAAK